One window of Acidimicrobiales bacterium genomic DNA carries:
- the flgN gene encoding flagellar export chaperone FlgN → MGASEVSTLLWRERQLLDLLLFKMEEEQLILAAARPHLLGPASAEVAQVLEQISQCEAEREEATRELAAELGLGSPARLGQIVEASEEPWTGIFSEHRKGLVAAVERIRTLAAGTKALLAARLAATADALALLGQAPIEAYGPPDAYAPAGGPGRLVRGSL, encoded by the coding sequence ATGGGTGCATCTGAGGTGTCGACGCTGCTCTGGCGCGAGCGCCAGCTCCTCGACCTCCTGCTGTTCAAGATGGAGGAAGAGCAGCTGATCCTGGCCGCCGCCCGCCCCCACCTCCTCGGGCCTGCCAGCGCCGAGGTGGCCCAGGTCCTGGAGCAGATCAGCCAGTGCGAGGCCGAGCGGGAGGAAGCGACCCGGGAGCTGGCCGCCGAGCTCGGCCTCGGTTCCCCGGCGCGCCTGGGCCAGATCGTCGAGGCGAGCGAGGAGCCGTGGACCGGCATCTTCTCCGAGCACCGCAAGGGGCTGGTGGCGGCCGTCGAGCGCATCCGGACCCTGGCGGCGGGCACCAAGGCCCTGCTGGCCGCTCGGCTGGCGGCCACCGCCGACGCCCTGGCCCTGCTCGGCCAGGCTCCCATCGAGGCCTACGGCCCCCCCGACGCCTATGCGCCGGCCGGAGGCCCGGGGCGGCTGGTGCGGGGCAGCCTGTGA
- a CDS encoding EAL domain-containing protein: MSQIMVGRQPIFDSKLAVYGYELLFRSPAGQQRDADVMTADVLVRAGLDIGLENLVGNRKAFVNAPRAFLVGAQDVPLAPEQTVIEVLENVARDDEVVDGCRRLAQAGYTLALDDYVFSPGDEPLLELASIVKLDLLALPGERLAEQVALCRPFDVRLVAEKVETAEQMEVCKELGFELYQGYLLSRPEIVERRGLDPNRLTCLQLIDKLCDPDMSAGQIERIVEADAGLSYRFLRAAGSGAGRGLRRPVSSIREGVVLLGQRRMRSWVILMLLADAHNGSSEQIHIAMTRARMTELLAAAGAPHLRDSAFTVGLVSALDLLLGAPLFEIVEQLAITDELGSALLDHQGPLGAILADVLAWELGGGAGLELSSGLDAALVEKSYIEALTWGNEVCAILEHA, translated from the coding sequence ATGAGCCAGATCATGGTCGGCAGGCAGCCGATCTTCGACAGCAAGCTCGCCGTTTACGGGTACGAGTTGTTGTTCCGTAGCCCGGCGGGCCAGCAGCGGGACGCGGACGTGATGACCGCGGACGTGCTGGTGCGGGCGGGACTGGACATCGGCCTGGAGAATCTGGTGGGCAATCGCAAGGCCTTCGTGAACGCCCCCCGTGCGTTCCTGGTGGGAGCCCAGGACGTCCCGCTGGCACCCGAGCAGACCGTGATCGAGGTGCTCGAGAACGTGGCACGCGACGACGAGGTCGTCGATGGATGCCGGCGCCTCGCCCAGGCGGGATACACCCTGGCCCTGGACGACTATGTGTTCAGCCCCGGGGACGAGCCGCTCCTGGAGCTGGCGTCGATCGTGAAGCTCGACCTGCTGGCCCTGCCCGGTGAGCGCCTGGCCGAGCAGGTGGCCCTCTGCCGACCCTTCGACGTGAGACTGGTCGCCGAGAAGGTGGAGACGGCCGAGCAGATGGAGGTCTGCAAGGAGCTGGGCTTCGAGCTGTACCAGGGCTACCTCCTTTCGCGTCCCGAGATCGTGGAGCGCCGGGGGCTGGACCCGAACCGGCTGACCTGCCTGCAGCTCATCGACAAGCTGTGCGATCCCGACATGTCCGCCGGCCAGATCGAGCGCATCGTCGAGGCCGACGCCGGGCTCAGCTACCGCTTCCTGCGGGCAGCGGGATCGGGCGCGGGCCGGGGCCTGCGCCGTCCGGTGAGCTCGATCCGGGAGGGGGTCGTGCTGCTCGGCCAGCGTCGCATGCGCAGCTGGGTGATTCTGATGCTGCTGGCCGACGCCCACAACGGCTCGAGCGAGCAGATCCACATCGCCATGACCCGGGCGCGCATGACCGAGCTGCTGGCCGCCGCCGGCGCTCCCCATCTGCGTGACTCCGCCTTCACCGTCGGTCTCGTGTCGGCGCTCGATCTTCTGCTCGGCGCCCCGCTGTTCGAGATCGTCGAGCAGCTGGCGATCACCGACGAGCTGGGCTCCGCCCTGCTCGATCACCAGGGCCCGCTGGGCGCCATCCTCGCCGACGTGCTGGCGTGGGAGCTGGGCGGCGGCGCCGGCCTCGAGCTGAGCTCAGGCCTCGACGCCGCGCTGGTGGAGAAGAGCTACATCGAGGCGCTGACCTGGGGCAACGAGGTCTGTGCCATCCTCGAGCACGCCTGA